A genomic segment from Drosophila miranda strain MSH22 chromosome 3, D.miranda_PacBio2.1, whole genome shotgun sequence encodes:
- the LOC108159895 gene encoding dentin sialophosphoprotein, with amino-acid sequence MSGYTDLTKLETSRNCLRRIARHDEQQFSKDSIVNVMEKFVKTVNIMDDTILVPCRLMDRQIGDSTDIIPASGKDTTANQLTQSSSAQGKRGAAHSKNVHEFLSASELFNLYSMLNALKKDLLWTANQEDDEAVEMESHQQQQRTASPVANSSESKTESNPSSTTSASSSIKGHVRRTSTASMMSTTSVSNMSDSDSDISQENDSGLESDGNKSDHAQSSDGSDIVDDACQKSKQASGDKATELAKRCRRHLNGLYQCLEQMTEAANYLTARYQSDIGPV; translated from the exons GAACTGCCTGCGCCGCATCGCCCGTCACGATGAGCAGCAGTTCTCCAAAGACAGCATCGTCAATGTGATGGAGAAGTTTGTGAAGACTGTCAACATTATGGACGACACCATTTTGGTGCCATGCAGGCTCATGGATCGACAG ATCGGTGACAGCACTGACATTATACCAGCCTCGGGCAAGGACACTACCGCCAACCAGCTGACACAGAGCTCCAGTGCCCAGGGCAAGCGGGGAGCGGCCCACTCGAAGAACGTGCACGAGTTCCTCAGCGCCTCCGAGCTCTTCAATCTCTACAGCATGCTGAACGCTCTGAAAAAGGATCTGCTCTGGACCGCCAATCAGGAGGACGATGAAGCTGTCGAGATGGAGtcccaccagcagcaacagcgcaCCGCCAGTCCCGTTGCTAATTCCAGCGAGAGCAAGACTGAGTCCAACCCCTCGAGTACAACATCTGCATCGAGCAGCATCAAAGGTCATGTGCGACGCACCTCCACCGCCTCAATGATGTCCACCACCTCTGTGAGCAACATGAGCGACTCGGACTCTGACATCTCGCAGGAGAACGACTCGGGCCTGGAGTCGGATGGCAACAAGAGCGACCATGCCCAGAGCAGCGACGGCAGCGACATTGTGGACGACGCCTGCCAAAAATCGAAACAGGCCTCCGGGGACAAGGCCACGGAGCTGGCGAAACGCTGCCGGAGACACCTGAACGGTCTGTACCAGTGCCTGGAACAAATGACAGAGGCGGCAAACTATCTAACCGCCAGATACCAAAGTGATATTGGGCCCGTCTAG